From a single Ooceraea biroi isolate clonal line C1 chromosome 12, Obir_v5.4, whole genome shotgun sequence genomic region:
- the LOC105281929 gene encoding post-GPI attachment to proteins factor 6 isoform X2 — MRNSALALLLAWTLAAQQGLCGKLEKIAEQASNVLVDYYAYRHVSIIHFDVPERTVAVVFKFTAKEEKTGGIGRCQPRNVSVYMKSGSLPFISSDGSKVSAKLMETEKRRRYYSLRMQSNGDPNAIKIEAPPPGDWYAITFRSWTDPDKGKIKQQGLSASCQTVLDAEMFVETPGTTLLVDLRDENQVQLDSASSDTAIVQYRVSDVGLQNLNLSLKSSCSENCNVTVHVTAEDNLADTLLNKSATTLLSFKPFVGRFHYVTLRLLSGNATNVTLQVLKNNDERRINGSDQVTSVKLSRKSFPEFFLFDYEHLRGNDTKPQAFNVTSDALSVLSFDVGRVYDVGGTVTLGFKLIDVEERYKKHIVLVACVSLGYYSNITSGGSCVRAKGVSTADVYVNAAEPAYVHVPYPEAGTWYVSLRVFCPNETTIGGRNCSCGRTCPRGDAKTCRTCECLPRCASTRVESIVSSSPCIEGRCGGHGECMHYMSGGFVFSACHCTGGYRGFDCSDDSYVLNTGRVLLQLLTLTLSNLAFIGSVYVAVRREYFTEAVAYTAVMFFSTFYHACEAGEDVYGVCIMRLSVLQFCDFFNALLAIWVTLVAMASFGPRLTAFCQVAGAIVLAMGAEMDRTALWVFLLPAVTGTVMIGLSWGLRCRRKRTVRYPSRPYRIIYFPAGFLLVSLGLICYAFLQTRRNYYLVHSLWHVCVAVGVTLLLPKRQYMK, encoded by the exons ATGCGAAACAGCGCTCTAGCCCTGCTGCTGGCATGGACTCTTGCGGCCCAGCAAGGACTATGCGGCAAGCTGGAGAAGATCGCCGAACAGGCGAGCAACGTCCTCGTCGACTACTACGCCTACCGTCACGTCTCGATCATCCACTTCGACGTGCCCGAACGCACCGTCGCGGTCGTCTTCAA ATTCACGGCGAAAGAAGAGAAGACTGGCGGGATAGGTAGATGTCAGCCGCGCAACGTCTCGGTGTACATGAAATCTGGCAGTCTGCCATTTATCTCGTCCGACGGATCGAAGGTCTCCGCGAAGCTGATGGAGACGGAGAAGCGACGGCGATATTATAGCCTGCGGATGCAGAGCAACGGAGATCCAAATGCGATCAAGATAGAGGCACCGCCGCCGGGCGACTGGTACGCGATCACCTTCCGATCCTGGACCGATCCTGACAAGGGCAAGATCAAGCAGCAAG GCCTCAGCGCGTCCTGCCAGACCGTGCTGGACGCCGAGATGTTCGTGGAGACGCCGGGGACGACGTTGCTGGTGGATCTCAGGGACGAGAACCAGGTGCAACTGGACTCGGCGAGCTCCGACACGGCGATAGTGCAGTACCGCGTGTCGGACGTCGGTCTGCAGAATCTGAATCTGTCCCTGAAGTCGTCGTGCTCCGAGAACTGCAACGTAACCGTCCACGTTACGGCGGAGGATAATCTCGCTGACACCTTGCTCAACAAGTCCGCGACAACGTTGCTGAGCTTCAAGCCCTTCGTCGGTCGCTTCCACTACGTGACCCTCCGCCTGCTCTCGGGAAACGCGACGAACGTGACGTTGCAAGTGCTGAAGAATAATGATGAACGTCGTATAAACGGCAGTGATCAGGTGACGTCGGTGAAGCTGTCGAGGAAGTCCTTTCCCGAGTTCTTCCTCTTCGACTACGAGCACCTGCGCGGCAACGACACGAAGCCGCAAGCCTTCAACGTCACCAGCGACGCCCTCTCCGTCCTCAGTTTTGATGTCGGCCGGGTGTACGACGTTGGCGGCACGGTCACGCTCGGCTTCAAGCTGATCGACGTGGAGGAGCGATACAAGAAGCACATCGTCCTCGTGGCCTGCGTTTCCTTAG GCTACTACTCCAACATCACTTCCGGCGGCTCCTGCGTTCGCGCGAAGGGCGTCTCCACGGCGGACGTGTACGTCAACGCGGCCGAGCCGGCGTACGTGCACGTGCCGTACCCGGAAGCGGGCACTTGGTACGTCAGTCTGCGCGTCTTCTGCCCCAACGAAACAACGATCGGCGGCCGCAACTGCTCCTGCGGTCGCACCTGTCCGCGGGGCGACGCGAAGACGTGTCGCACGTGCGAGTGTCTCCCCCGTTGCGCTTCCACCCGGGTCGAGAGCATCGTCTCGTCCTCGCCGTGCATCGAGGGTCGCTGCGGCGGTCACGGGGAGTGCATGCACTACATGAGTGGCGGCTTCGTGTTCTCGGCTTGCCACTGCACCGGTGGCTACCGCGGCTTCGACTGCAGCGACGACAGCTACGTCCTCAACACTGGCCGCGTCCTGCTGCAGCTGCTCACCCTGACCCTGAGCAACCTCGCGTTCATCGGCTCGGTCTACGTGGCGGTGCGACGCGAGTACTTCACCGAGGCGGTCGCTTACACCGCGGTCATGTTCTTCTCGACGTTCTACCACGCCTGCGAAGCTGGAGAGGACGTGTACGGCGTGTGCATCATGCGACTGAGCGTCCTGCAGTTCTGCGACTTCTTCAACGCGCTGCTGGCCATCTGGGTGACCCTGGTGGCCATGGCGTCGTTCGGGCCGCGGTTGACCGCCTTCTGCCAGGTGGCTGGTGCGATCGTGCTCGCGATGGGCGCCGAGATGGACCGCACCGCGCTCTGGGTGTTCCTGCTGCCGGCGGTTACTGGTACCGTGATGATCGGCTTGTCCTGGGGACTCAGATGCAGGAGAAAGCGGACCGTCAGATACCCCTCGCGTCCCTACAG GATCATCTACTTCCCGGCTGGattcctcctcgtctctctGGGCCTCATTTGCTACGCCTTCCTGCAAACACGCCGGAACTATTATCTCGTTCACAGTCTCTGGCACGTGTGCGTGGCCGTAGGAGTTACTCTACTTCTGCCGAAGCGGCAGTACATGAAGTGA
- the LOC105281929 gene encoding post-GPI attachment to proteins factor 6 isoform X1, with protein sequence MRNSALALLLAWTLAAQQGLCGKLEKIAEQASNVLVDYYAYRHVSIIHFDVPERTVAVVFKFTAKEEKTGGIGRCQPRNVSVYMKSGSLPFISSDGSKVSAKLMETEKRRRYYSLRMQSNGDPNAIKIEAPPPGDWYAITFRSWTDPDKGKIKQQEPFRQSVRGALPDLQKVFAGLSASCQTVLDAEMFVETPGTTLLVDLRDENQVQLDSASSDTAIVQYRVSDVGLQNLNLSLKSSCSENCNVTVHVTAEDNLADTLLNKSATTLLSFKPFVGRFHYVTLRLLSGNATNVTLQVLKNNDERRINGSDQVTSVKLSRKSFPEFFLFDYEHLRGNDTKPQAFNVTSDALSVLSFDVGRVYDVGGTVTLGFKLIDVEERYKKHIVLVACVSLGYYSNITSGGSCVRAKGVSTADVYVNAAEPAYVHVPYPEAGTWYVSLRVFCPNETTIGGRNCSCGRTCPRGDAKTCRTCECLPRCASTRVESIVSSSPCIEGRCGGHGECMHYMSGGFVFSACHCTGGYRGFDCSDDSYVLNTGRVLLQLLTLTLSNLAFIGSVYVAVRREYFTEAVAYTAVMFFSTFYHACEAGEDVYGVCIMRLSVLQFCDFFNALLAIWVTLVAMASFGPRLTAFCQVAGAIVLAMGAEMDRTALWVFLLPAVTGTVMIGLSWGLRCRRKRTVRYPSRPYRIIYFPAGFLLVSLGLICYAFLQTRRNYYLVHSLWHVCVAVGVTLLLPKRQYMK encoded by the exons ATGCGAAACAGCGCTCTAGCCCTGCTGCTGGCATGGACTCTTGCGGCCCAGCAAGGACTATGCGGCAAGCTGGAGAAGATCGCCGAACAGGCGAGCAACGTCCTCGTCGACTACTACGCCTACCGTCACGTCTCGATCATCCACTTCGACGTGCCCGAACGCACCGTCGCGGTCGTCTTCAA ATTCACGGCGAAAGAAGAGAAGACTGGCGGGATAGGTAGATGTCAGCCGCGCAACGTCTCGGTGTACATGAAATCTGGCAGTCTGCCATTTATCTCGTCCGACGGATCGAAGGTCTCCGCGAAGCTGATGGAGACGGAGAAGCGACGGCGATATTATAGCCTGCGGATGCAGAGCAACGGAGATCCAAATGCGATCAAGATAGAGGCACCGCCGCCGGGCGACTGGTACGCGATCACCTTCCGATCCTGGACCGATCCTGACAAGGGCAAGATCAAGCAGCAAG AGCCGTTTCGACAATCCGTCCGTGGTGCTCTTCCGGACTTACAGAAAGTGTTCGCAGGCCTCAGCGCGTCCTGCCAGACCGTGCTGGACGCCGAGATGTTCGTGGAGACGCCGGGGACGACGTTGCTGGTGGATCTCAGGGACGAGAACCAGGTGCAACTGGACTCGGCGAGCTCCGACACGGCGATAGTGCAGTACCGCGTGTCGGACGTCGGTCTGCAGAATCTGAATCTGTCCCTGAAGTCGTCGTGCTCCGAGAACTGCAACGTAACCGTCCACGTTACGGCGGAGGATAATCTCGCTGACACCTTGCTCAACAAGTCCGCGACAACGTTGCTGAGCTTCAAGCCCTTCGTCGGTCGCTTCCACTACGTGACCCTCCGCCTGCTCTCGGGAAACGCGACGAACGTGACGTTGCAAGTGCTGAAGAATAATGATGAACGTCGTATAAACGGCAGTGATCAGGTGACGTCGGTGAAGCTGTCGAGGAAGTCCTTTCCCGAGTTCTTCCTCTTCGACTACGAGCACCTGCGCGGCAACGACACGAAGCCGCAAGCCTTCAACGTCACCAGCGACGCCCTCTCCGTCCTCAGTTTTGATGTCGGCCGGGTGTACGACGTTGGCGGCACGGTCACGCTCGGCTTCAAGCTGATCGACGTGGAGGAGCGATACAAGAAGCACATCGTCCTCGTGGCCTGCGTTTCCTTAG GCTACTACTCCAACATCACTTCCGGCGGCTCCTGCGTTCGCGCGAAGGGCGTCTCCACGGCGGACGTGTACGTCAACGCGGCCGAGCCGGCGTACGTGCACGTGCCGTACCCGGAAGCGGGCACTTGGTACGTCAGTCTGCGCGTCTTCTGCCCCAACGAAACAACGATCGGCGGCCGCAACTGCTCCTGCGGTCGCACCTGTCCGCGGGGCGACGCGAAGACGTGTCGCACGTGCGAGTGTCTCCCCCGTTGCGCTTCCACCCGGGTCGAGAGCATCGTCTCGTCCTCGCCGTGCATCGAGGGTCGCTGCGGCGGTCACGGGGAGTGCATGCACTACATGAGTGGCGGCTTCGTGTTCTCGGCTTGCCACTGCACCGGTGGCTACCGCGGCTTCGACTGCAGCGACGACAGCTACGTCCTCAACACTGGCCGCGTCCTGCTGCAGCTGCTCACCCTGACCCTGAGCAACCTCGCGTTCATCGGCTCGGTCTACGTGGCGGTGCGACGCGAGTACTTCACCGAGGCGGTCGCTTACACCGCGGTCATGTTCTTCTCGACGTTCTACCACGCCTGCGAAGCTGGAGAGGACGTGTACGGCGTGTGCATCATGCGACTGAGCGTCCTGCAGTTCTGCGACTTCTTCAACGCGCTGCTGGCCATCTGGGTGACCCTGGTGGCCATGGCGTCGTTCGGGCCGCGGTTGACCGCCTTCTGCCAGGTGGCTGGTGCGATCGTGCTCGCGATGGGCGCCGAGATGGACCGCACCGCGCTCTGGGTGTTCCTGCTGCCGGCGGTTACTGGTACCGTGATGATCGGCTTGTCCTGGGGACTCAGATGCAGGAGAAAGCGGACCGTCAGATACCCCTCGCGTCCCTACAG GATCATCTACTTCCCGGCTGGattcctcctcgtctctctGGGCCTCATTTGCTACGCCTTCCTGCAAACACGCCGGAACTATTATCTCGTTCACAGTCTCTGGCACGTGTGCGTGGCCGTAGGAGTTACTCTACTTCTGCCGAAGCGGCAGTACATGAAGTGA